From the Melioribacteraceae bacterium 4301-Me genome, the window CTTTGTGAAACTTTACTTTTTTTAGGATAAAAATGGAAAAAGAAAAAATTACAGTAGCAAGTTTTTCTGGCAGTCTTCGTAAAGGGTCATATAATACAATGCTATTAAAATACATTCAAAAAGTGTCGCCACCATACATTAATTTTGAAATCATTGATATTTCTCAAATTCCTTTATATAATGAAGATGTTAGAATACAAGGCGAGCCTAGCCCAGTAAAAATTTTTAAGGAAAAATTAGGTTTGGCTGATGCATTAATAATCGCAACACCAGAATACAACTACTCATTTTCTGGGGTAACTAAGAATGCAATTGATTGGGCTTCACGACCTTTAGATACTTCTCCACTAAATGAGAAGCCGGTAGCTTTTGTAAGTGTAGGAGGACGATTTGGTGGTAGCCGTGCAGTTTATCATCTTCATCAAGTAGCAATTTTTACAAATATGTATCCACTTAATAAACCCGAACTACTAATTTCCAATGGTGCCGAAAGTTTTGACGAAAACGGCAATCCTATAGATTCAAAAATTGAAGAAAGAGTACTGAAATTGCTCGACGCTCTTTATGAATGGACCTTTAGGTTGAAGAAAAAATAGTATCCCTTTTTCAGAAAATTTTTTTTATAATTGAATAAATACTTCTACCCTCTATAAAATTAGCGATGGGGTTCGCTTAACATCCCACCTGAGCGGGATTAATAACTCCTACTTTTAATAAAAAATAAGCAAGGTTAATTTTTCTTTACAGTAAAAGCGAGATTTATATGAAAGCACTAATTTTATCAGATATTCACGCAAACTACCCTGCTCTTCAAGCTGTATTAAACTACGAACCCAAGTATGATTTACTTATTTTTCTTGGCGATGTGGTTGATTACGGCCCGCATCCCAAAGAATGTTTGACTTTTGTTAAGGAAAATGCAGATTATTACGTGCGCGGCAACCACGATAATGCACTTGGCTACAACGTTGATTGTAATTGCATGGGCTCATTTCGCCAATACTCAGTTGAAACAAGAAATTGGCATAGTACATTATTAAGTAAAGACGATATTGAATTCCTTAAATCTATGCCAGTCTTAGAAACTGCTCATATAGATGACAAAACATTTTTTCTTGCACACGCCTCACCAAAAGGCAACATATTCAAGTATTTAAACGAAGACGAAATTGAATCAGAAGTCAATAATATAATAGCAGAGTATATACTAGTAGGTCATACACACATCCAATATAAAAAAAAGATTGAGTACAATTTAGTGGTCAATCCAGGCAGTGTAGGTTTGGCTCGAGATGGTGGGCAAGCTTGCTACGCAATTTACGAAGATGGCAATATTTATCTAAAAAGAATTAACTACGATGTAGGGCAAACAATTAAAGATTTGTTTAAAAGCCCTCTTTCTCTTTCTACTAAAGAAGGATTAAAAAAGATATTGTTGCATAAACCATGAAAAAAATATTAAAAACAACCAACAAAGAGGAAGAAAAACATTTAAGCTATTTTAAACTGATTGAACTTTTCGAAGAAGACGGATGCCCAATTTGCAATGGTAATAAAAAAGAAGCTTATAACTATCTCGATAATCTTCTCTACGAAAACGTAAATGATAATAAAATTAGAAATCAGCTTAGAAGTTCATTGGGTTTTTGCAAAGAGCACTCACAATTGTTAATTCAAATTAATGACTCGCTTGGAACAGCAATTATATACAACGATTTACTTTCTTATTTCGGGAAAAAATTGACAGCAGACCATTTTAAGACATTTAAAAAGAAAGAAAAATGCCATGTATGCAAAATAGTTGAAGAAGAAACGTTAAATAACTTGCATTTGCTGATTAGTTATTCTGATGATAGTGAATTTAAAAATGCATTTGAAAAATCAAGTGGCTTATGTGCAGAACATTTAATTTCGTTGTTGTTTTTATGTAAGAATAAAGATTCTATGGAATATTTTATTCGCTTTCATAAAGAAAAAATTGAAATGATGAGGAAAAATCTTGAAGAACTCATCCGAAAGAACGATTATAGATTTCGAAAAGAAAAAATTACTGGGGAAGAAGGAAAATCGTGGATTAAAGCAGTGAACTTTTTAAACAATTGGTACTAAGATGGTTTTTTATTGCACAAACTGCTGGAAGGAAATTGATGAAAATACACAAATCTGTCCTTATTGTGGAGCCGACCAAGTTGAACTGGATAATGAAGATTTTGTGACAAAATTAATCCGTTCGTTAAACCATCCCGAACCAACAACACCAATATTAGTGGCAAATATATTGGCTGATATAAAGGCAGTTGAAGCTGTGCCCGCACTTTTAACAAAATTGAAAGTCGAAAAAGATCCTTTCATTATAGAAGCCTTAGTAAAAGCGCTTTTAACTCTTAATCCCCAAACGAAAAACGAAATAAAAAAATTAATTGAACCAAATATTCCAATAACAATAAAAGATATATTCGATAATTAAATGAACTTAAGAAGGTTTTTCAATCATCTTCGCCATTTAATTTGGTACCGACAAAACGTATAACAACTGCTTCCCCATTGTGGAGCTCTCCCTCGTTAAGCAAAATTGTCTCTTTGGTAAGAGTCTCAAAATCCATCTCAATAAAATCTTCAACCACATCTTCTAATGAATAAAGCATATCAATTTCTTTTGGTCCGCCTGAATTTTTATTTATTTGTTCAGTGTGAAAAGCCTCAAGAATAACTTTGCCTGATGGTTTTAAAGAAGCAATTAACTTTTTATGAAATTCTTTACGGTAGTCTGATGGTAAATGAACAAAAATTAAACCTACGGCATCGTAATAATTCTCAGATGGTTGAAAGCTCGTTAAGTCACTTATCGTGTAATTTATTTTCACACCGAATTCATCAGCTAATCTTAAAGCTTTTTTTCTGCCTTCCTCACTTTGGTCAACTGCATCAACTTCCCAACCCAGCGTGGCTGCATAAACAGCATTTCTTCCTTCGCCTTCGCCGGGTAAAAGTATTCTGCCGGGATGAATTTTTTCTAATTCATGTTTAAAAAAATCATTAGGACTTTTACCATAAATATACTCTTCCTTAGAGTACCTCTGGTTCCATAATTCTTTCATTAAATACCCTATAAAAAATAAAACATGTAATGAAAATCTAACTTAAAGACTGCAAAAAAAGAAATCGAAGTTCATAAAATTTTGTTTAACTTTATTAAAAATCATATTTGCCAAAAATAATTTTTTATATCCTCCCTACGTGATTTATTGATGAGAATTCACCACGTCTTGGTATGTTGGGATTATTTCTTTCTATAGAATAGATATTTTATCCCTAGTGGAACAAAAAGCCGCTTAGAATCATTATTTTAACATTATCATGAGGCTTCTAAAAAGTAAGATTTTTCCGCCAGAATACGGCGGACAAGTTAAAAAATAGAACACTGACAACACGGACCTGCCTGAGCAGTCAGGTTTTAACGGATGCTTCGCTAACTCAACACAGGTTTTCACAGCCTGCCTGCTGAACGAATTCATTCGGCAAGCAGGATTTAAAATTGAACAATTACTTTCCACAAGGCGGTGAATTCTCATTAGACAGCCCCCTACATTGGTTTAAGCATAATCAATGCTTTATTGTCCTATTAGGACAAAATATTTATAGAATAAAGAACAAAGAAACAGATTAAATCCCTTTAGGGACGAAATAAAAAATGTATTGGACAGATATGGATTTTTCAAGAAAAGATGGCTGGTAATAATGCATTACAATCTCTACCTCTCACAGATCTCCTTTAACTTTACAAGTGCTTTAGGCCAGGTTGATAAAAAGTATTCTTTAAATTCTTCGCTTAAGTCCATCTCAATCTTCAAAATTGTTTTGCCGTTTGTTTCTACGAAAGAATAATTTTCAAAGGCACCAGTCCAGGATTCAACTTCAGATCCTTCGGTAATAATTTTTTCTCCGTCTATAATCCCAATATGTTGAATTGATACAAATTTGTTTGGGATTATTTCAACAATTTTTGAAAGCATTCCACCTTTCTTTCCATTAGAATCAGTACCAATAAATTTGATCTCATCACCTTTGCCCCAACTGCCT encodes:
- a CDS encoding NADPH-dependent FMN reductase; amino-acid sequence: MEKEKITVASFSGSLRKGSYNTMLLKYIQKVSPPYINFEIIDISQIPLYNEDVRIQGEPSPVKIFKEKLGLADALIIATPEYNYSFSGVTKNAIDWASRPLDTSPLNEKPVAFVSVGGRFGGSRAVYHLHQVAIFTNMYPLNKPELLISNGAESFDENGNPIDSKIEERVLKLLDALYEWTFRLKKK
- a CDS encoding zinc-ribbon domain-containing protein gives rise to the protein MVFYCTNCWKEIDENTQICPYCGADQVELDNEDFVTKLIRSLNHPEPTTPILVANILADIKAVEAVPALLTKLKVEKDPFIIEALVKALLTLNPQTKNEIKKLIEPNIPITIKDIFDN
- a CDS encoding DUF6062 family protein, which produces MKKILKTTNKEEEKHLSYFKLIELFEEDGCPICNGNKKEAYNYLDNLLYENVNDNKIRNQLRSSLGFCKEHSQLLIQINDSLGTAIIYNDLLSYFGKKLTADHFKTFKKKEKCHVCKIVEEETLNNLHLLISYSDDSEFKNAFEKSSGLCAEHLISLLFLCKNKDSMEYFIRFHKEKIEMMRKNLEELIRKNDYRFRKEKITGEEGKSWIKAVNFLNNWY
- a CDS encoding class I SAM-dependent methyltransferase encodes the protein MKELWNQRYSKEEYIYGKSPNDFFKHELEKIHPGRILLPGEGEGRNAVYAATLGWEVDAVDQSEEGRKKALRLADEFGVKINYTISDLTSFQPSENYYDAVGLIFVHLPSDYRKEFHKKLIASLKPSGKVILEAFHTEQINKNSGGPKEIDMLYSLEDVVEDFIEMDFETLTKETILLNEGELHNGEAVVIRFVGTKLNGEDD
- a CDS encoding metallophosphoesterase, with translation MKALILSDIHANYPALQAVLNYEPKYDLLIFLGDVVDYGPHPKECLTFVKENADYYVRGNHDNALGYNVDCNCMGSFRQYSVETRNWHSTLLSKDDIEFLKSMPVLETAHIDDKTFFLAHASPKGNIFKYLNEDEIESEVNNIIAEYILVGHTHIQYKKKIEYNLVVNPGSVGLARDGGQACYAIYEDGNIYLKRINYDVGQTIKDLFKSPLSLSTKEGLKKILLHKP